TCACGAATTGATGAATCGCACTGCTTCCACCCACAATGGCCCAATCGTCAATGGAAACATGTCCAGCAACTTGAACAGCATTTGCTATGATGACATTATTGCCAATCAAACAGTCATGGGCGATATGGACATAGGCCATTAACAAACAGTTTTTTCCAATTTTGGTGGTTCTTTTATCTATGGTGCCCCTGCTCACAGTTACACATTCTCTGATTGTTGTATTGTCATCTATTTCCACGGTAGAATCTTCACCTTGGAACTTCAGGTCTTGTGGAATCGCAGATATGACCGCGCCAGGAAAAATCTTACAATTCTTACCTATTTTGGCACCTGGAAATATGGTGACATTTGATCCTATCCATGTACCATCACCAATTTCAACATTTTCGTGGATCATAGAAAAAGGGTCTATATGGACATCTTTTCCAAGGATAGCATTTTCGGCAATATATGTTAGTTGACTGATCATAATTCTTTTCTGACAATGCTTGCGGTCATAACAGCCTCACAAACCAAAGTGTTACCAACGAAGGCCTCACCTTTCATTTTTGCTATCCCCCTTCTTATCGGAGCAAGCAATTCACATTTGAAGACTAAAGTATCACCTGGTAATACCATTTTTCTGAATTTGCAGCTTTCAATACTTAAAAAATAGGTCCAATATTTTTCCGGGTCATCAACAGTACTCAGTACCAATATTCCACCTGTTTGAGCCATAGCTTCAACCTGAAGAACTCCGGGCATAACCGGATTGCCGGGAAAATGCCCTAAAAAAAACGGTTCATTGATAGTCACATTTTTTACACCTGCAACCACTGTCTCATCCAAATAGATAATTTTATCCAAAAGCTGAAAAGGATATCTATGCGGAAGAATATTACTGATTTGATTAATATCAAGAACAGGGGGAAGTTTTGGGTCATAATGGGGTATATGTAAGGGTCCCATTTTTTCCATGGCTCTTTTTATCTTTTTGGCAAAGGCTACATTCGCTGCGTGGCCCGGTCTAGCCGCCAGAATCTGGGCTTTAAGTGGTCTACCAACCAAAGCCAAGTCACCTACTACATCCAGCAGTTTATGTCTGGCTGGTTCATTTTTATACCTCAGTTCTACATTGTTCAGGATACCTTCTTTTCGGACTTCAACCTTTTTCTTATTGAACATTTTGGCCAGGTGTTCCAATTCTTTATCTTCAACAATCCTGTCAACAACCACAATGGCATTGTTTAAATCACCACCTTTTATCAGATTCTGACTATATAGCATTTCCAATTCATGCAGGAAGCAGAAAGTCCTGCAGGAAGCTATTTCAGTTTTAAACTGACTTATATTGGTAATTGAAGCATGTTGACTTCCAAGTACCGGTGAATTATAGTCTACCATTACAGTTACCCTGTAATCATCCAAAGGCAAAGCCGCCATTTCCACTTCCCTGGAAGGTTCCCTATAGGTAATGCTTTCGGGAACTTCAAAAAATCTCCTCAATGCATTTTGTTCTTCAAAACCTGCCTCTTCTAAAACATTAATGAATTGTATGGATGAACCGTCCAATATTGGAGGTTCAGGGCCATCAATCTGAATCAGCACATTGTCAATTTCAAGACCAACCAAAGAGGCAAGAACATGTTCAACGGTAAATACTCTTGCTCCGCTTTGTTCCAAGGTAGTACCTCTAGACACGTCCACTACATTGTCAACATCTGCATCTATAGTAGGTAAGCCTTCTAAATCAATCCTTTGGAATTTATATCCATGATTTGGAGGCGCCGGCATAAATGTCATATTTGATATAACACCAGTATGCAATCCAACTCCTGATACTGTGACCTGTTTTTTAATTGTGTGCTGTTTGACTCTCATCAGTTCAAATAATGCCCTTTAAAATATTGAAGTGCAAATTTATAGTTTTTTTTCCAGTTCTTTGATTCTATCCTGAAGTTCAGGTAGTTTTTTGAAAATGGAGTAAGATTTAAGAAATTCTTTCAAGTCGAAACCAATATAACCAAATAAGGTCTGTCCAGAATTAGTTACATTTTTTATGATTCCGGTTTTGGCACCGATAGTCGTTCCATCAACAATTTTTAAATGCCCAACAATACCTGCTTGCCCTGCTATAACACAATTTTTGCCTATTTCTGTAGACCCGGATATTCCTGTCTGGGAGGCAATAACGGTATTTTCACCAATTGTGACGTTGTGCGCAATCTGAACAAGATTATCAATTTTTACGCCGTTATTTATCACTGTAGAACCCATGGTTGCACAGTCTATTGTTGTATTGGAACCAATACTTACTTTATCTCCTATCACAACATTTCCTAATTGTGGGATTGCCTTATAGGTTCCGTCTTCGACTGGCGCAAAACCGAATCCATCTCCTCCGATTACTGCCCCGGCATGGATTTCACATTTTTTTCCAATTATAGTATCATTATAAACCTTAACCCCGGCATGGATTATTGTTTCATCTCCTATTTTGACGTTGTCTCCAATGAAAGCATTTGGGTAGATTTTTACCGATTCTCCTATTTCACAATTCTTACCAACATAAGAAAATGCCCCTCTGTAAAAATTATTGCCAATAGTACTCGATTTATCGAAATATGAAGGTTCTTCAATCCCTGTTTTTTCAGATTTAATGATAGAAGCATAGGTTTCAAGTAAAAGTGTGAAACCCTCATAAGCATTTTTTACTATTATTAAATTGGTTTTTAATGGTTTTGTAGGTTTAAAAGTTTCGGATACAATTACCGCGGTAGCTTCTGTGCTGTATATATAGGTTTCATATTTTTCATTTGAAAGAAAGCTGATACCACCAGGTAAGCCTTCTTGAATTTTGTCTAAGTGACTTACTTTTAGGGAACCATCGCCTTCCACTTTTCCTCCGATTAAGCTTGCTATTTGATTAAGAGTGAATTCCATAAATTGTATTTATAACTTACAAAGTTAAATTTTTAGCCTGACAGATATAATGTTTTTTCACTATTTTACTCATGGCTTTGATGTTTGGCAAATCTGCAGCCTGAGCTACATCTATTATTTCCCCCTTTTTGGTAAGGATTAGAATTTGCTCTTTGTTGAGGTAAGCGTGATTGCTTATGGTTCCATGAGTGAAGAAATAATGGTGGTCCTTTTCTTGTATTTTAAGTTTTTTTAGACTTTTTAATCTTTCACTGTTCAATTCCTGATCTGTAAAGGCCTCGTTCCTCAAATTAATTTTAAACAGGTTTCTTGTAAGAAACATATTGGAGATATTCCTGATCACATAATCTTTCTCATTTTTCCACATTT
This window of the Aquiflexum balticum DSM 16537 genome carries:
- the lpxA gene encoding acyl-ACP--UDP-N-acetylglucosamine O-acyltransferase; protein product: MISQLTYIAENAILGKDVHIDPFSMIHENVEIGDGTWIGSNVTIFPGAKIGKNCKIFPGAVISAIPQDLKFQGEDSTVEIDDNTTIRECVTVSRGTIDKRTTKIGKNCLLMAYVHIAHDCLIGNNVIIANAVQVAGHVSIDDWAIVGGSSAIHQFVKVGMHSMISGGSLVRKDVPPFTKAAREPLSYAGVNSLGLRRRGYSSEAISHIQEVYRYLFLNSLNNSRALEEIEINLPATKERDEIINFIRSSERGVMKGYIS
- a CDS encoding bifunctional UDP-3-O-[3-hydroxymyristoyl] N-acetylglucosamine deacetylase/3-hydroxyacyl-ACP dehydratase, whose product is MRVKQHTIKKQVTVSGVGLHTGVISNMTFMPAPPNHGYKFQRIDLEGLPTIDADVDNVVDVSRGTTLEQSGARVFTVEHVLASLVGLEIDNVLIQIDGPEPPILDGSSIQFINVLEEAGFEEQNALRRFFEVPESITYREPSREVEMAALPLDDYRVTVMVDYNSPVLGSQHASITNISQFKTEIASCRTFCFLHELEMLYSQNLIKGGDLNNAIVVVDRIVEDKELEHLAKMFNKKKVEVRKEGILNNVELRYKNEPARHKLLDVVGDLALVGRPLKAQILAARPGHAANVAFAKKIKRAMEKMGPLHIPHYDPKLPPVLDINQISNILPHRYPFQLLDKIIYLDETVVAGVKNVTINEPFFLGHFPGNPVMPGVLQVEAMAQTGGILVLSTVDDPEKYWTYFLSIESCKFRKMVLPGDTLVFKCELLAPIRRGIAKMKGEAFVGNTLVCEAVMTASIVRKEL
- the lpxD gene encoding UDP-3-O-(3-hydroxymyristoyl)glucosamine N-acyltransferase, which encodes MEFTLNQIASLIGGKVEGDGSLKVSHLDKIQEGLPGGISFLSNEKYETYIYSTEATAVIVSETFKPTKPLKTNLIIVKNAYEGFTLLLETYASIIKSEKTGIEEPSYFDKSSTIGNNFYRGAFSYVGKNCEIGESVKIYPNAFIGDNVKIGDETIIHAGVKVYNDTIIGKKCEIHAGAVIGGDGFGFAPVEDGTYKAIPQLGNVVIGDKVSIGSNTTIDCATMGSTVINNGVKIDNLVQIAHNVTIGENTVIASQTGISGSTEIGKNCVIAGQAGIVGHLKIVDGTTIGAKTGIIKNVTNSGQTLFGYIGFDLKEFLKSYSIFKKLPELQDRIKELEKKL